The Chrysiogenia bacterium genome contains the following window.
AAAACGCATAATATGGCAACGATCATCGTAACGGAGGAATTCGAAAATTGGGCCCAAAGCCTCTCACGCGATGATCGCAAGGCGCTCGCACGCATTGTGGGTTTACTCGAAGCGCGGGGCATTACCCTCGGGTTCCCCTACTGCAGCGCACTCCGTGGCTCACGTGCAGGACTTCGGGAGCTGCGAGTTCAGGCGAAGGGCAAGCCGATTCGCGTAATCTATGCCTTCGACCCCAAACGCCAGGCCGTGCTGCTTTTGGGCGCGGACAAGACGGGCGAGAAACGGTTTTACCTGGAGAAAATTCGGGAAGCCGAAGCGCTCTGGCACACATATCTGGAGAACCTGAGCCATGCCGAAAAAAATTAAGACACGCCCCTGGCACTCGGTCCGCAAGGAGCTCCTCAACAAAGATGAGCTCCGCGAAATCGACGCACTCGTCAAACGGGATCTGATGGAGATGGATCTGCGTGCCCTTCGCGAGCTGCTCGGTAAAACCCAGACAGAGCTCGCGGAACTGGCAGAGATGACCCAGTCGGAAATTTCCCGCATGGAACGCCGCAGCGACCACCGACTCTCCACCCTGCGCCGTGTGGTGGAATCCCTCGGCGGGGAACTCGAAGTCATCGCCAACTTCGGCGATAAAAGCATCCGCCTCCACGGGGCGGACTGAACCCCTTTCAGATCAAACTTGCCAAATCCCCCCATTGGGGGAACCCTTGAGGCGTCTGACTTCGGAGGAACACCATGGGCAGCGAAAATCGACGGGCGCGGCGCTATGCCGCCGAGCTGGAAGTGCGCTACGAGCGCGCATCGGATTTCGTGCGCGAATATACGGAGAACGTCTCCCACGGCGGGATCTTCGTGCGCACCGAGCAACCGCTTCGCACCGGCGACCTGGTGAAGATGCACATCATGCTGCCCGGGGAAGAAACGCCGCTCGTCATCGAGGGGAGCGTCACCCACAGCCGTCCCCAGCCCAACGGGCTTCCCGCCGGCATGGGCGTGGAATTC
Protein-coding sequences here:
- a CDS encoding type II toxin-antitoxin system RelE/ParE family toxin, with amino-acid sequence MATIIVTEEFENWAQSLSRDDRKALARIVGLLEARGITLGFPYCSALRGSRAGLRELRVQAKGKPIRVIYAFDPKRQAVLLLGADKTGEKRFYLEKIREAEALWHTYLENLSHAEKN
- a CDS encoding TIGR02266 family protein, which translates into the protein MGSENRRARRYAAELEVRYERASDFVREYTENVSHGGIFVRTEQPLRTGDLVKMHIMLPGEETPLVIEGSVTHSRPQPNGLPAGMGVEFIAYNAEDVDRLQAFIARIAETE
- a CDS encoding XRE family transcriptional regulator, translating into MPKKIKTRPWHSVRKELLNKDELREIDALVKRDLMEMDLRALRELLGKTQTELAELAEMTQSEISRMERRSDHRLSTLRRVVESLGGELEVIANFGDKSIRLHGAD